One segment of Pseudophryne corroboree isolate aPseCor3 chromosome 10, aPseCor3.hap2, whole genome shotgun sequence DNA contains the following:
- the LOC134966844 gene encoding apolipoprotein A-IV-like — protein sequence MSWPAAGTEADTVGTRHKGSQAEVSTDQVVDAFWNYFSQLTSGTKDTVEQIQQSDISKQLNSLIEENLKSINLYAGELQQQLIPFAQQIQKQLTQDSDKLREQIRQELEQLRVKLSPYADEVHKQLSRNVEELQIKVAPYAEELRTQLDKNILAVSQQLKSVTKDLEANIRENADQIQMSLVPYYQALGVAIDNNVEQLRKQLKPITDKMKDDIDQQLQELSKSLAPYAEDMQDALRKQIRNMDIQMRKKVDQMESQILDFAVKLKGQLYPYADQLRSTLNGDMTGVREKLEPYLAKMNQQMDQKIAEFKDTIVPYADGLNKELVQRVEDMKRELSQYTVSMQDQMDVLEQDVRDKIQDFINRGISTEN from the exons ATGAGCTGGCCAGCCGCGGGAACAGAAGCAGACACAGTGGGGACACGTCACAAGG GATCTCAGGCTGAAGTCAGCACTGATCAGGTGGTTGACGCCTTCTGGAATTACTTCAGCCAGCTGACCAGCGGCACTAAGGACACCGTGGAGCAGATTCAGCAGTCTGACATCAGCAAGCAGCTAAA TTCTCTAATTGAGGAAAACCTGAAGAGCATAAACCTTTATGCAGGAGAACTGCAGCAACAGTTGATTCCCTTTGCTCAGCAGATTCAAAAGCAACTGACACAGGACTCAGACAAGCTGAGAGAACAGATCAGGCAGGAACTGGAGCAGCTGAGGGTCAAGCTGTCCCCATATGCAGATGAGGTGCACAAGCAGCTGAGCAGAAATGTAGAGGAGCTTCAGATAAAAGTGGCTCCATATGCAGAGGAGCTTCGCACCCAACTGGACAAAAACATTCTGGCGGTCAGCCAGCAGCTAAAGTCTGTAACTAAGGACCTGGAAGCCAACATCCGAGAGAATGCAGACCAAATACAGATGTCACTGGTTCCATACTATCAAGCACTGGGGGTCGCAATAGACAACAATGTGGAGCAGCTGAGGAAGCAGTTGAAACCCATTACTGATAAAATGAAAGATGACATAGATCAACAGTTACAAGAGCTCTCTAAAAGCCTGGCCCCCtatgctgaggatatgcaggatgcACTACGCAAACAGATAAGGAACATGGACATCCAGATGAGGAAGAAGGTAGACCAGATGGAAAGCCAAATCCTGGACTTTGCAGTAAAGCTGAAAGGGCAACTCTACCCATATGCAGACCAGCTTAGAAGCACGCTCAATGGAGATATGACAGgtgtcagagagaaactggagcccTACCTGGCCAAGATGAACCAGCAGATGGACCAGAAGATTGCAGAGTTCAAAGACACAATTGTCCCCTATGCAGATGGCCTGAACAAGGAACTTGTGCAGAGAGTGGAGGACATGAAGAGGGAACTGAGCCAGTATACTGTCAGCATGCAGGATCAGATGGATGTTTTGGAGCAAGATGTCCGAGACAAGATCCAAGATTTCATCAATAGGGGAATTTCCACTGAGAACTGA
- the LOC134966506 gene encoding apolipoprotein A-IV-like — MLVKVTALALVLCAITGSQAEVSTDQVVDAFWNYFSQLTSGTKDTVEQIQQSDISKQLNSLIEENLKSVNLFAGELQQQLIPFAQQIQKQLTQDSDKLREQIRQELEQLRVKLSPYTDEVHKQLSRNVEELQIKVAPYAEELRTQLDKNILAVSQQLKSVTKDLEANIRENADQIQMSLVPYYQALGVAIDNNVEQLRKQLKPITDKMKDDIDQQLQELSKSLAPYAEDMQDALRKQIRNMDIQMRKKVDQMESQILDFAVKLKGQLYPYADQLRSTLNGDITGVREKLEPYLAKMNQQMDQKIAEFKDTIVPYADGLNKELVQRVEDMKRELSQYIVSMQDQMDVLEQDVRDKIQDFINRGISTEN, encoded by the exons ATGTTGGTGAAAGTGACAGCGCTGGCACTTGTCTTGTGTGCAATCACAG GATCTCAGGCTGAAGTCAGCACTGATCAGGTGGTTGACGCCTTCTGGAATTACTTCAGCCAGCTGACCAGCGGCACTAAGGACACCGTGGAGCAGATTCAGCAGTCTGACATCAGCAAGCAGCTAAA TTCTCTAATTGAGGAAAACCTGAAGAGCGTAAACCTTTTTGCAGGAGAACTGCAGCAACAGTTGATTCCCTTTGCTCAGCAGATTCAAAAGCAACTGACACAGGACTCAGACAAGCTGAGAGAACAGATCAGGCAGGAGCTGGAGCAGCTGAGGGTCAAGCTGTCCCCATACACAGATGAGGTGCACAAGCAGCTGAGCAGAAATGTAGAGGAGCTTCAGATAAAAGTGGCTCCATATGCAGAGGAGCTTCGCACCCAACTGGACAAAAACATTCTGGCGGTCAGCCAGCAGCTTAAGTCTGTAACTAAGGACCTGGAAGCCAACATCCGAGAGAATGCAGACCAAATACAGATGTCACTGGTTCCATACTATCAAGCACTGGGGGTCGCAATAGACAACAATGTGGAGCAGCTGAGGAAGCAGTTGAAACCCATTACTGATAAAATGAAAGATGACATAGATCAACAGTTACAAGAGCTCTCTAAAAGCCTGGCCCCCtatgctgaggatatgcaggatgcACTACGCAAACAGATAAGGAACATGGACATCCAGATGAGGAAGAAGGTAGACCAGATGGAAAGCCAAATCCTGGACTTTGCAGTAAAGCTGAAAGGGCAACTCTACCCATATGCAGACCAGCTTAGAAGCACGCTCAATGGAGATATAACAGgtgtcagagagaaactggagcccTACCTGGCCAAGATGAACCAGCAGATGGACCAGAAGATTGCAGAGTTCAAAGACACAATTGTCCCCTATGCAGATGGCCTGAACAAGGAACTTGTGCAGAGAGTGGAGGACATGAAGAGGGAACTGAGCCAGTATATTGTCAGCATGCAGGATCAGATGGATGTTTTGGAGCAAGATGTCCGAGACAAGATCCAAGATTTCATCAATAGGGGAATTTCCACTGAGAACTGA
- the LOC134965525 gene encoding apolipoprotein A-IV-like, translating to MLVKVAVFALAVCAVAGSQAEVSVDQVVDTFWNYFSQLASSAKDTMEQIQQADINQLNALIEENLKNINLYRGELQEQLVPFALQILNQLTQDSDKLREQIRQELEQLRVKLSPYAVEVHKQLNRNAEAICIDVALYTEEIHTQLDKNIQMIIKQLKSVPKALDANIQENADQIQVSLVPYYQALGVTIDNNMEQLRKQLKPINDKLKNSIDQQLLELYKSLTLYAADMQDVLHKQVKNMDNQIRKKVDQMESQILDFTAQLKELLYPYADQLRDQLNGDKIDIIETLKPYLVKIEQQIDQTIADFRDTIVPYVDGLNKALVEEDMKPELSLYTVSMQEQIDVLMEQDIRDKIKDFINRGISNEN from the exons ATGTTGGTGAAAGTAGCCGTGTTTGCGCTTGCTGTGTGCGCTGTCGCAG GATCTCAGGCTGAGGTCAGCGTTGATCAGGTGGTTGACACCTTCTGGAATTACTTCAGCCAGCTGGCCAGCAGTGCTAAGGACACTATGGAGCAGATTCAGCAGGCTGACATCAATCAGCTAAA TGCTCTCATTGAGGAAAACCTGAAGAACATAAACCTTTATAGAGGAGAACTGCAGGAACAGTTGGTTCCCTTTGCTCTGCAGATTCTAAATCAACTGACACAGGACTCAGACAAGCTGAGGGAACAGATTAGGCAGGAGCTGGAGCAGCTGAGGGTCAAGCTGTCCCCATACGCAGTTGAGGTGCACAAGCAGCTGAACAGGAATGCAGAGGCGATTTGTATAGACGTGGCTCTGTATACAGAGGAGATTCACACCCAACTGGACAAAAACATTCAAATGATCATCAAGCAGCTAAAGTCTGTACCTAAGGCCTTGGATGCCAACATCCAAGAGAATGCAGACCAAATACAGGTGTCACTGGTCCCATACTATCAAGCACTGGGGGTCACAATAGACAACAATATGGAGCAGCTGAGGAAGCAACTAAAACCCATCAATGATAAATTGAAAAATAGCATAGATCAACAGTTACTAGAGCTTTATAAAAGCCTGACCCTCTACGCTGCGGATATGCAGGATGTGCTGCACAAACAGGTTAAGAACATGGACAATCAGATAAGGAAAAAGGTAGACCAGATGGAAAGCCAAATCCTGGACTTCACAGCACAGCTAAAAGAGCTACTCTACCCCTATGCAGACCAGCTAAGAGACCAGCTCAATGGTGATAAAATAGACATCATAGAGACACTGAAGCCCTACCTGGTCAAGATAGAGCAGCAGATAGACCAGACTATTGCAGATTTTAGAGACACAATTGTCCCCTATGTAGATGGCCTGAACAAGGCGCTTGTGGAGGAGGACATGAAGCCAGAGCTGAGCCTGTATACTGTCAGCATGCAGGAACAGATAGATGTTTTGATGGAGCAAGATATCCGAGACAAGATCAAAGATTTCATTAATAGGGGAATTTCCAATGAGAACTGA